One Streptomyces sp. V4I8 genomic window carries:
- a CDS encoding STAS domain-containing protein, whose product MSLPHLNVQRLDERSRALITLAGEIDLETVPLVSVSLRECLYEGTCTIDIDLTAVTFCDVSGLNAFLHASWQATTAGGALQLHHPPPSLRRILTLTGCAFLLDGTPANRTGRAPTARVSSAGAR is encoded by the coding sequence ATGTCCCTGCCCCATCTGAACGTCCAACGGCTCGACGAGCGCAGCCGGGCGCTGATCACCCTGGCCGGTGAGATCGACCTTGAGACGGTGCCGTTGGTCAGCGTGTCCCTGCGGGAGTGCCTGTACGAGGGTACGTGCACGATCGACATCGACCTGACGGCCGTCACCTTCTGCGACGTGAGCGGGCTCAACGCCTTCCTGCACGCTTCCTGGCAGGCCACCACGGCAGGCGGCGCCCTGCAGCTGCACCACCCACCGCCCTCGCTGCGGCGGATCCTCACCCTCACCGGCTGCGCCTTCCTGCTGGACGGCACACCGGCGAACCGCACCGGGCGCGCGCCCACCGCGCGCGTGTCGTCGGCAGGTGCGCGATGA
- a CDS encoding PRC-barrel domain-containing protein — translation MIHAADIREWRNHNVVDPKDHKIGVLEAIYVDTTTDEPAMATVRTGLPTRHRLAFVPLDGVTLGPDYVKVSYAKALVKRAPAVGMDDVLPAEAEKAIFHHYDLSYQTGADGERQLARR, via the coding sequence ATGATCCATGCAGCCGACATCCGCGAGTGGCGCAACCACAACGTCGTCGACCCCAAGGACCACAAGATCGGCGTCCTCGAAGCGATCTATGTGGACACCACCACCGACGAACCGGCCATGGCCACCGTCCGCACCGGACTGCCCACCCGCCACCGGTTGGCCTTCGTGCCCCTCGACGGCGTGACCCTGGGGCCGGACTACGTCAAAGTCTCCTACGCAAAGGCCCTGGTGAAAAGGGCACCCGCGGTCGGCATGGACGACGTCCTGCCCGCCGAGGCAGAGAAAGCGATCTTCCATCACTACGACCTGTCCTACCAGACCGGCGCAGACGGCGAGAGGCAGCTCGCACGCCGCTGA